gtggtcaatgtatcccttaactgtaataataataacaacacgtcagTTTTTTTCAAGGtgtccagttgtaaatggtatgaatctaatagatttgaattgtacctcaatcttagatatcacatTCTTCTCATATAACATAacaattgaggaaggacaaatcttgaccactctttacataggcagagttagccaaactatgttttgcaattgtcttacgtggaaattattattaatccatttTTTAATCGTCTCctatcgaagccgatctaattagtctTATAGAAAGTGAATCTTAAActtttgaccttatttcttgaccaaattattgaaatattctcagtgatgttctgctttgtgtgatctacccatttgtatctactataccttctaacccagtgaatgaaacctatatatattgatccgtaatttgatattgttgatttgaaatcaagaggtcgcatgatttgagaatataaaatataaaaaatattttataaacatcggaggcaaaatttagatttatgatttagagttttttatgatgattttgatgaacaaacataattttcaaacaaatattttagaatgtaaattcattttcccggtcaataaggttttatatcgggaattgagtgaaagtaCGTTGTTttctttgtaggtagttgtcgcgaaacaactcgacattgatggtctttcaggaaaaagaatgtaatagtactttagagagcgataatgttctcttacgcgggtacaccaatttcctttatataatacggatactgtttcggtgatccaacagtcatgatcgTATTTTcttatacgttccggtatcatcctcgaaatatttggttttcttccttatcaatcgtgctaaaaacaaccaattacatctttcacgatacaatgttgcatgttttgtgaagatttttttttactcggtcaataaaactcactaaaaagaaaaaattatttttatccactactattaccaacacccaccaccataaaaaccatccaccgccactatttcttccaccaatagtaatgttaccgcctccaccgttcacaaacacccgccatcgttagaattaatatagtttttagtaaaattatttattaataaaattatgtatttatgttagattattaaagggacatctataatagaaatttaattaatcattatgaacaatcagtgagacactaattaataaaacatttaaaaatggttaagttgaacaaaccccagCGGTAGATTTATTtttgccaaggacaaatcctgaccactctttacatagacaaatcgataataaataatttcatatggtctgatcttgattcgtgttgttcgtttagttattacataacatggcaattgattgcaccaatttttttaaaatggacatgtgttttatcgagtttattttaacattagaataatcaaccacgttttatactttataaatAATGTTACATATTGGCGTTTTGAAATTAGCATAATAtttttttgttcaccaatacccgccaccaccataaaaccatatgaatccattttttttatccaccaccacctagtggcagagccaagggttgactaacctcgCTCTAACCCCTTAagtttttaataactacatatattttttagtttattttataaatagtactttgtccatatacattTATGGTTTATTCCATCAATGCTTacatgtttcctttttttttttaaaagtaggCCTCctaaatgtcaatttttgactccatCACTGCCAACCACCCTACCACCCTATGTAGGTTATTGGACGCAATTccaattttcaatcacaaatgatatgtatgaggtttagaatgaacaaaatgtcgtcaacTGATTAATTTCATTACAttttttccttgtatatattctttttgtattgcaatcagtTTTATTTAacattctttttgtattccaactacgatcatgaaaatattgttttgtatgatacaatcgctgaaaaacaaccaaccacatcttccacactacgatgttatcgatgttgtaacgacaaaataaaattaatattgtccatcactactcaccagcactcaccgtcactacttcttccaccacaaatcagggacggagccaggattttgaggaaagagggagaaaaaattcttgacaagttggatacatgtgaaaaatggactttgtatcccattttacgataaaagaacaaaaataaatataactgtgcttggctccgcccttaaccaccactaatctttcggcctccacctcttctactactcattgtcggcagaaatgtctattgatattatttatcaaaattacttattaatagaaataaatattataattaattaagaaaatatttataattaaaaaatgattagtcatttattatgagcaattagtgaaacactaattaaagaacactttataatgaatagattatttattatgtgcaattagtgaaacactaattaataaagcaattatgatatttaagttgaacaaaccaccatcgtttatttatcttttctattaattccaaccaaggtagaacactggttagaggccactcttatgacacaataggtcatgagtttgAACCTCTgtgttataatttttgaaaatccatattttGACTTgattattcatttttcattcataatattggaattaatgccacgtgtgcgagttgtagggggtggtcaggagaaccacaacccttgatttatctttgtatGGATAATAAATcttgaccaccactaacacaggcaAACTTatcctagctttgttttgtactaatgaaATGTAGATAACCGTCGATgtggaaaaacaccattgtcccttataatatatagATATAGATTCCTATATATGCCACGCATGACAATAAAAGCATAGTTAGTAAAGTTCTGCGAATCATCATTGACTTCCATGTTAGAATGGTTCATGGAGTTTATACTGATTGTAAAGTCAAATTTCAGCATATGATTCATGTTTTTATGTTTATACTATCCTGATCAGATTTCTGATATATAATATAGATTGTTCAGAATgtgattttgattaattgtgcATCACTCTATTGAAAAACATAGGTGTTGCTTGATCTTTGTAATAGTAGATATATCAAGAGGTTTAGTCTTCTGATAAACTACCTCATGTCTAGCTTTCCAAATGTACCAGCATATAGTAACAAAGATTGGAATCTGGTTCTTGAATTGATAATGAGCGAAAAACCAGGATTTGACCAACTCATTAAAAGTGGCAGCAGCACCAAAGCAATGGTGTTGAGTGTCAAAGAGATTTATTCATACCTAAGAGGCCAGGGGACATGAGAGAAGAGTATGAGTTAGATCTTTTTTGGAACTTTTGCATAGGTTACATACATGATCAATGTAGTTTAGGATGCTTGCAGTTCTGGTATTAGTAAAAACAAtaccatgagcacatttccagatgAACATTTTGATGGATGGGGAATTATCTTTTCCCATGCTGGATTGGGCGGATCATCCTTATACTTATCACTGATTTTCTTGTCATAAAGAGATTTGACAGTGAAGATCTCATTATCAGTAAGTAAGgctaaagatgattttatccTCCTTCTGAGTACTGCATATAGTGTTCCAAATGTCTTGCTGGTCTTCTTTCATTGAACCATAGAGAGAAGAGTCGTGCCCAATCACCTAAAGAATTGATGAGATGACAACTTATATAAGATCATTATTAAGACATATTGCGGTTTCGTTGTAATCTAATCTTGTCATTGATCCATCTTTCCTCCCAAATCCAATTGTTTCCACCGTTACCTATTTCTCATCtattatataatatttttaatttacatggacgagaatgtaaaaatagccaggatgtaaacagtttcatcctacccattttcaaatactttttcttatttttaatttacatcaggatgcatccagtttcatcctcgctatttgcATATAGTGTTCCAAATGTCTTGCTGGTCTTCTTTCATTGAACCATAGAGAGAAGAGTCGTGCCCAATCACCTAAAGAATTGATGAGATGACAACTTATATAAGATCATTATTAAGACATATTGCGGTTTCGTTGTAATCTAATCTTGTCATTGATCCATCTTTCCTCCCAAATCCAATTGTTTCCACCGTTACCTATTTCTCATCtattatataatatttttaatttacatggacgagaatgtaaaaatagccaggatgtaaacagtttcatcctacccattttcaaatactttttcttatttttaatttacatcaggatgcatccagtttcatcctcgctattttttaagtttaagccaggatgaatccagtttcattcttgatattttttaggtgtccatttcacccatatttatttttactcgtccattagagccatgttttaaaaatatttggacaaataaacCATTTTCCGAAAGATCTAAACTCTCTAACATTTGGATTGGTAAAGGGAAATTGTGGGTCCCATTCACATTATTTCTCTTCAGTGTATTATTTTCGTTTCATaatacctttccaaatccaaaGACTAGCTCAACTAGCATTGGACTACCATTATTTCTCTCCAGTTGTGGGCCCTCTCCAAATCCAAAGACACTACTATTGGACTCTGTAGAAAAGGAAGAGCAAGCATAGGAGCTCAACTAGCTCTGAATTGGGGACAAACAATGCGGCAAATAAACATCAACTTTGCTGCAGAAGAAAAAGGATTCCTACAAGTCATCCAACTAGGGTACCAGCTGAAAGTCCAACAAAGATTTCAAGGGAGAATTCAAAGTCAGTAGCCAATTGACTTTGTCTTAGGCAAACTCATCAAAATTTCTGTCCATCAGAACAAGACTGCTATCAACTTAGCTACTCTAGCTAGTCAGTCTAATCTTTTTCATAACTTTAATTGGAGAGGACCAAACCTCCAGACTCTTTTGTTTTCCCTTCGGTTTCCTACAAACTTAACTCATGAGGATAACTGTAATAACATTGCTGAACATCATCATATTTTGAGGGATTCTTCTGCTGCTCGAGTTAGCACATAAAACATCCCAGATATAACTATGAGTGGGCTGCTTGCTTAAGCGCCTATTTCTTTTtcttataaagaaaaaaaaataaaatccaaagaCTAGGTTTTTTAAGTTTGGTGCCCATTTTGATTAAATATGCTTCCTTGTAAACTTTAAAACCAAAAACACAGTCCGTCGACATCAACCAGAAACGTAGACAGTGCGAGTGGCATCTGGCAAGTGGCTTGtctttttaataattttgggtcaACATTTTGATTGAGTCACTATTGATGGGTGGTGGCACGATGTAAGTAAACCGACAGCCCAGCACGGTCACTCAAAAGTAGACACCCCCCGACAAAAGTCAGAAGAAGAAAAGTCTACTCTCTACTGCGAATCAACGCGGTGCTTCTCTCAAATCAATGGCCGTCGTCTTCTTCGTCGTCTCTCACTAGAATTCTAATCGATCTTAACACAGTCTatatctcttcatcttcttcctcttctgtaGATTCTGAGTTGTGTTTTTCTTCTGTAATTCTGCAAAAATGTGGAATGTGAATTCACAATTGCGATTATGTTCATCAATAATGAGACAAagaatcaaacaacaacaacaggaaTTCTTAATTGGTACATCAATTAGAAGATCTTTTACTACAACTGAAGGATCTAGACCTACTATTATACATAAACGAAGTATTGATATCCTTCATGATCCTTGGTTTAATAAGGTAggttttatctaatttaattgcTCTTTAACTGTTTGTGAAATTGCTTCAGAGAACaatgatttttgatgatttaagttaattttgtgTGGAATTGGGTGAATGATTGATTTGTGTGGCCTTATTTTGTGTATTTAGGGTACTGCATTTTCTATGACGGAGAGAGATCGACTTGATCTTCGTGGTCTTCTTCCTCCTAATGTTATGAGTTCTCAGCAACAAATTGAGAGATTCAGTAAGTTATTTCACTGGTTTATATTCTTTCTCCGTGTTACGTGTATGAATTGTGGATTGTACATCTTGTTAGTGAAGATGAAGTCCTGTTCTGTCACTCTTTAAGTAGTTGTTGTAGTGATGGTGGTAGGAAAATGCTGTTTCTACCTTGTCTGCACTGAAACTTGCCGACTTAATGGATGATATGCTAAGCCAACTGAGTTGCTAGGCAAGTGGGATCTGCAAGTAAAATCTCCTTTTATCCTGTAATTTTGCCGGTGTCGGTTGATCTGCTGGTTTAAACAGGGTGTAGTTAGTGCGGAAGGTAGTAGTAGTTTTTGTAGTACCTTGTTTGGTGGTGTATATTGTGTTAACGTTCCTCTTTTCCTTGTGTTAAGTTGAATTTGTTTACTTCGTCaagggaaaaagaaaagaaagttgaaggttattgtttttgattgattggcAGTGGCTGACTTGAAAAGGCTGGAGGAGCAAGCAAGAGATGGACCAAATGATCCATATGCATTGGCTAAGTGGCGTATCCTTAACAGGTTGCACGACAGAAATGAGACTATGTACTACAAGGTGTGTGCTTTTATATCTGAATTTGAGTTTCTACTTAGTAGTAACTTTTTGCAAGTAGAGGCCTTACAAATGTATGGTTAGTCATTGGAATTTACCTCAATGTTAACTGCTCTCTGGGTTCTTACAGGTTTTGATTGACAATATTGCGGAATACGCACCTATAGTGTATACCCCAACAGTTGGGCTAGTTTGCCAGAATTACAGTGGTTTGTTTAGAAGGCCAAGAGGAATGTATTTTAGTGCACAAGATCGTGGAGAAATGATGTCTATGGTTTATAATTGGCCTGCGGAACAGGTTAGTAATACTTCTTGCACTCAAACATATGCCGTTTCGTGATAGATCTCTGTTTCAACGCCACTAAGAGACTGCTGCTAGTGTTGCTTAGCAATCATGTCAATTCTGATTTCCTATTTCATGTGTTGCATTATGCAAACAAGTCAGGCTACAGAGGCagtgtacttattatggcttttgcGTGTAAATAGTTATTGTCGGCTGGAAGTTCTTAAGTTGTTTGTTATTAACACTTTTttgttattatattttgttatcgtCTAGCTTTCATTTAATAAGCTACTGACGAATGTATTCTATCTGGTAGGTTGATATGATCGTGGTGACAGATGGAAGCAGAATATTAGGTCTTGGAGATCTTGGAGTTCAGGGCATTGGAATTTCAATAGGGAAGCTAGATCtctatgttgctgctgctgggatAAATCCTCAAAGAGTAAACCTCATATATTATTTCTTTACATGTATATGTACCTGTGGCTTATAATGTTCCGGTATTAGTTCCAAAATGTAGGTTTGTTTGATTGTGTTTCGAGTACTCCAAGCATTGTTGATACTGTTTGCTAATTGTTCTAATATTGCGTTGATTCTGCACTTGCAACAGGTGCTTCCTGTGATGATTGATGTTGGAACTAACAACGAAAAGCTTCTCAAGGATCCTCTGTGTAAGAACTAATTACGCATTTCGCCTCGTATGCAAGTTATTGGTTTGTGCATGATAATTACTGTTATTTCTGCTTTCTAAAATACAAATTCTTTTTTGTGTGTATAGACTTGGGATTGCAACAAAACCGCCTCGAGGGTGAGGAGTACATTTCAATTATCGATGAATTTATGGAGGCTGTTTTTACCCGATGGCCACATGTGATAGTACAGGTACTGTGACACTACTTAGACATGATTATTATGTTACCATTGTTGTTATAGTCTAAACTGtctattttttttaatcatttgAATTGATACTGATGAAGTAATTGTGTTTGAGCAGTTCGAAGATTTCCAAACCAAGTGGGCCTTTAAATTGTTGCAGCGCTACAGAAATACCTATCGTATGTTTAATGATGATGTTCAGGTACTGATGCGACATCTTATTATGTCTTTATGAGAATATCTGTTATATAAAGAACGGAGATTATTTTCTGTAGTCTGCCAAAAGTTTCAGAGTAAATAGCCTCTGTAGATGGTATatgataacaatgatgaaaacATGATAAGTAAAATGAAATTAAGATACTCGTAGTTCAGGTAATCTTTCCCCAATGTTCTCCTTGATTTCTTCTTGATTGTATGTCAAATATACACTACAGGGAACTGCTGGAGTTGCAATAGCTGGTCTTTTGGGAGCTGTTAGAGCACAGGGAAAACCAATGACCGAGTTTCCAAAACAAAAGATTgtagttgctggcgctggaaggtgAGATGATTCTGAAATTAAAGAAGAGTGTGTTATAAGATATTATTATATAAGATCTTGAGACTTGTCCTTCTTCTGCTTCAGTGCAGGAATAGGAGTTCTTAATGCAGCAAGGCAGACCATGTCAAGGATGTCAGGAAATAACGAGGCTTCTTTTGAAAGTGCTAGGAGCCAGTTCTGGGTTGTTGATGCCAATGTGAGTTTTTACTTTCTATATCTTAAAAATTTACAAATCCTTCATTCATACACGATAAACTATTCTTGAGCACTcatctattttttattattattatgtacTGTTATCTACGCCTTAGCAAATGCGCGGTTTGCCAAAAAGATACTATTTTATTTCACTATATTGCGTCCAAGTATTATGCTTCTACTCACTTGGGGATATTGGATCCAAGGAGagaattagttaatttttttaatttcttagtGTAAACTTTTATACTTCACAGCAGGACTTACTAGTTATTCCTTTTTCCAATTGATTTTTACAACTGTATGGAGGGAAATTAGGACTTGGTACAGAAAATTAGTGGAGTACATAGTTGTCCACAATCAGCAGTGAAAGACCATAGTAGAAATGGAAGAATAATTGCAATCTCCAACCTAAAAGTTGAGATTATCTTCATGTTGTGCTGTATCTATTTTATTCAAAGATGCCACTAATTTTTCTTCCTTACTGTTTCTTTAATGAATCAAGGGACTTATTGCCGAGGATCGTCCAAATATTGATCCAGATGCTCTGCCATTTGCAAGGACAGTCAAAGAACTTGGTCCCCTGGGACTACAATCAGGATCAAGTCTAGTAGATGTGGTAAGTTTACTTGCTATATCTGTCGTTGCTACTTACATTTTTGTTATCAATCATAACAACTGATGTTACTTGCGGCTGTTCAGGTTCGTCAAGTAAAGCCTGATGTGCTTCTTGGATTATCTGCAGTAGGAGGCTTATTTTCAACTGAGGTAGAGAAAATACGATTGATTGACGCTGTATTATTTGTGTTTATCACTTTTTTTGTAACTAGGGCATGTGCTTGCTTTTACTAGTTTATCTCAACCTCCAGAATTGTAGGATATGTTACACATGTTTATATCATCTTTTAAAATCTCAAATAGTCGAAGTTAATCTGGGATGACGGTAGATCTAAGAATTTATCCTCACCAGTCATTTGCATCCCTTTGTATCTTTTTAGTCCTTTACATAACTTAGTACAAGTATGTAAGGCTGTGTTTCCTCCTGTTCGACTTACCTTGAACAATTTAATGTCTGAttcaccttttttttatatagattTTGTGTACCTGTTACTAATATTATTCACCAACAGGTGTTGGAAGCCCTCAAGGGTTCAACTTCGTCCAGACCAGCTATTTTTGCCATGTCAAACCCTACCAAAAACGGTATTATAAGGCTCATAACATATTCATATACTCGGTGTAGCCTTGTTAACTGTCTGTTTCATCGATAACTTTTGTTTGCCAGCTGAATGCACCCCTGACGAAGCATTTGCGGTTCTGGGTGGTGATATAATATTTGCAAGTGGGAGCCCTTTCAAGGATGTGGATTTAGGTACGCCTATTTAAGATGCCGTGTATCATAATTTGCTCATTGAACTCGGCCATTTAAAACTTATTGTCCATAGACGTATAAGACTGCCATCTTTTTCTATGTTGAGGCCAGCAATatcaaattattatttttggacaaattGCTTAGGTCTCCCTGTAAGATACATCATATTCTGTACCTTAGTACGGTTTTCTGTTTTACAGAAAGGCTCCTTAGCGAATACTAGTGTATCACACTCGAATGAGGAAACAAGCTTCCTGTGTCATTCTTACAATTTCTATCTAGTTTTACCAATTATTTTGTTGGGAAATGTTTATACATACTGACAGTGAGGTGACTGGCTGCTACCATTTTTAATTTTGTAAATGCAATTGAACTGAATTTGCTTCAAGTTTTGACCTCTTGTGCTCTTCCTCTTACTCATTAAAATTTTTAGGAGATGGTCGAATTGGGCACTGCAACCAGGGAAACAACATGTACCTATTTCCAGGGTTAGCTTTCTTTTACTCTTTCTGAGTGAACACTATCTTGTTCCTGGCCTCGCCACATACCAACATAGCACGTATTTCATCATGCAGGATAGGTCTTGGTACACTGTTATCTGGATCTCGTATCGTCTCTGATGGCATGTTACAGGCTGCTGCTGAATGGTATCTTCAGAAACCTCTTCTCTTGTCTAACTGGCATCTACCAAACTGATGCTGGACCACAATATTCtgatattttcaaactttttgcatTTCCTTATCTGCAGCTTGGCAGCATATATTACTGAGAAAGAGGTTCTCAGCGGGACAATTTTTCCTTGTGTTTCCAGGTAAATTAACAAATCCTATTTTGCATCAAATAATAATACTGTTTGTCAATGCTGAATGCTGATCTATTGGTTACTTTGAATTGTATGAAATATGCAGCATCCGTGATATTACAAAACAGGTAGCAGCAGCAGTTGTTAaggaagctatagaagaagatcTAGCAGAGGGATACCGTGATATGGATGCTCGAGAGCTCCAAAAACTGAGTCAGGTAATTATATATTCTCTGGTACTCAATACGCAACTGATCTGCTGGTTATTTGGGGTCTGGATGATATTTCTGTACGTAAGTGACCGTTCAAGATTATTTTGGGACCATCAAACTGTTGAACTAAAATACAATTTATGTGCAGGAGGAGATTTTAACGTATGTGCAGAACAATATGTGGAATCCTCAATATCCAACTATGGTATACAAAAAGGACTGAAAATTCTGCGTCTTCCTCTGATTCTGTTGGTAACCACGGTGGTGTCCACGAGCTCGTGTGAAGGAAGAGGTGTGGTAGTTAGGATGTTATCCCGGTTTCGTCTTAAGACTCCATTGTAGAGACTTGTATCTTGTGATTAGATTTTTACTTACTGTTGAATTTCCCACGCACTGTAAACATTTTTTCATAATGACCCCCCTGCCCAGCAGTAGTCAATTTGTGCCTATATCCTATTAGCAGCTGGGATCATATCATAAGATGGTGAGTAAAAAATAGGAgcaccattttcttccatgtaaATTCAGCGTGAATATGCTGCAGATTACTTGATCATGTTAATTTCTCTTCTTGGTGTAAATTCTTAGGAAATTTTTGTTACTTGGCTTGTCCCCTTTAACTGTAAGGGCAGAAAAGCCTGTACCCACAGGTCATTGCTGTTGTGCATGCAAAAAATGAAATCTGCAAGGCCAGGGTTTCTGTATTGGCAATGCCAGGGTTGTTGTATCGTGTAACAGAAACCGTGTTTATCGAAGCCACCAGGCTCAAAACTATGGAAAATTCAAGGGAGTAGGCCCTGCAAAAATGGTCTTGCTGCTGCTTATATACGTTTTCCCAGCAATTTCTGTAACTGGTTGAACCAAAACAAGCCCTGTAACTGATTGAACCAAAACAAACCTTGGCAAAAATGGTGCTGGCAACACAACTTACATATTTCACGTGTACAAAGTTGCAGAAAACTAAAGAATTTCAGGCACAGTAAAACACTTTATATTAATTCTGTACAAAGACATTCATTGTATCTATGAACAGCTTTTTCCTCTGTTTTTATAAACAATTTGAATGACACTCACATAAATAACCACACTTCTCGCTAAAAATAAAACCTGGAGAAAAGGTCGGAGTTGCATGCATCTCAGAAGCTACTGTACTCGTCTTCATTGTTCATTTTGATGGTACATAGTATGGCtgaaat
This Papaver somniferum cultivar HN1 unplaced genomic scaffold, ASM357369v1 unplaced-scaffold_84, whole genome shotgun sequence DNA region includes the following protein-coding sequences:
- the LOC113345817 gene encoding NAD-dependent malic enzyme 62 kDa isoform, mitochondrial-like; the encoded protein is MWNVNSQLRLCSSIMRQRIKQQQQEFLIGTSIRRSFTTTEGSRPTIIHKRSIDILHDPWFNKGTAFSMTERDRLDLRGLLPPNVMSSQQQIERFMADLKRLEEQARDGPNDPYALAKWRILNRLHDRNETMYYKVLIDNIAEYAPIVYTPTVGLVCQNYSGLFRRPRGMYFSAQDRGEMMSMVYNWPAEQVDMIVVTDGSRILGLGDLGVQGIGISIGKLDLYVAAAGINPQRVLPVMIDVGTNNEKLLKDPLYLGLQQNRLEGEEYISIIDEFMEAVFTRWPHVIVQFEDFQTKWAFKLLQRYRNTYRMFNDDVQGTAGVAIAGLLGAVRAQGKPMTEFPKQKIVVAGAGSAGIGVLNAARQTMSRMSGNNEASFESARSQFWVVDANGLIAEDRPNIDPDALPFARTVKELGPLGLQSGSSLVDVVRQVKPDVLLGLSAVGGLFSTEVLEALKGSTSSRPAIFAMSNPTKNAECTPDEAFAVLGGDIIFASGSPFKDVDLGDGRIGHCNQGNNMYLFPGIGLGTLLSGSRIVSDGMLQAAAECLAAYITEKEVLSGTIFPCVSSIRDITKQVAAAVVKEAIEEDLAEGYRDMDARELQKLSQEEILTYVQNNMWNPQYPTMVYKKD